One window of the Rhipicephalus sanguineus isolate Rsan-2018 chromosome 4, BIME_Rsan_1.4, whole genome shotgun sequence genome contains the following:
- the LOC119389990 gene encoding uncharacterized protein LOC119389990 isoform X2 — translation MEASGDTGGADCPTDTTQLLDRVSAPCLKDEATLGFLRTHGRLFILVRGPPGSGKNIVATELEELYPDCRSYWSDKLFSSPMAPERSTFSIRESHDLCLSKIEGFMKNDVPVIINRNTNVMVWEIAKFLVLASRYGYTVILVDMPHHFVLDPKVLTATNNKGLGESYITHRVRQWEEVHPFATGWSPRPRDAAKLLHRYRQLRKKLQDEDPALAPKDIASSNVFPFCLARVCAFGRTRPESNYCCSEKVKKAYGRHDTVRVFGYAMTRGFVFAMAELTEDQASLVKGHDSGSGAGKVDDEEVDDLAQRMCLSLSPSNWEDISCIVDLAKFAATEERSGDAEEDALRRAEDKTDLKGAHPSRITIMPLGSVDGTEYSFARAVGAPWTLLAQKLRSWTAPAAEEAAKKVGDVQVYAAAESGGEACSLLVDDETVELDVVFTGYYQPHTTPLSRNTWSLTRNFVRGRPRGRRSYDRDF, via the exons CGTCGGGCGATACCGGAGGCGCCGACTGCCCGACGGACACGACGCAGTTGCTGGACCGCGTCAGTGCCCCCTGCCTGAAGGACGAGGCGACGCTGGGCTTCCTGCGCACCCACGGTCGCCTGTTCATCCTGGTGCGCGGTCCTCCCGGTTCGGGCAAGAACATCGTGGCCACCGAGCTGGAGGAACTGTACCCGGACTGCCGCTCCTACTGGTCCGACAAGCTTTTCAGCTCGCCCATGGCCCCCGAGAGGAGCACGTTCAGCATACGCGAGTCGCACGACCTCTGCCTCAGCAA AATTGAGGGTTTCATGAAGAATGACGTGCCCGTGATAATAAACCGAAACACGAACGTCATGGTGTGGGAGATTGCCAAGTTTCTTGTGCTAGCATCCAGATACGGCTACACCGTCATTCTGGTAGACATGCCGCATCATTTCGTCTTGGATCCCAAG GTTCTGACAGCAACGAACAACAAAGGCCTGGGTGAGTCCTACATCACCCACAGGGTTAGGCAGTGGGAAGAGGTGCATCCGTTTGCCACGGGTTGGTCGCCGAGACCGAGGGACGCGGCGAAGCTGCTGCATCGGTACCGGCAGCTCAGGAAGAAGTTGCAGGATGAAGATC CTGCTCTGGCACCGAAAGACATCGCCAGCAGCAACGTGTTCCCGTTCTGCCTGGCGAGGGTTTGTGCCTTTGGCCGAACCAGGCCGGAAAGCAATTACTGCTGCAGCGAGAAG GTGAAAAAAGCTTACGGGAGGCACGACACCGTTCGTGTGTTCGGCTACGCCATGACTCGCGGCTTCGTGTTCGCCATGGCGGAGCTCACCGAGGACCAGGCGTCGCTTGTCAAAGGACACGACTCCGGCAGCGGCGCGGGCAAAGTCGATGACGAGGAGGTGGATGATTTGGCGCAGCGCATGTGCCTCAGTCTCAGCCCTTCCAACTGGGAGGACATCTCCTGCATCGTCGATCTCGCAAAGTTTGCCGCCACAGAAGAACGCAGCGGGGACGCCGAGGAAGACGCCTTGCGCCGGGCTGAGGACAAGACTGATCTCAAGG GCGCGCATCCATCGAGGATCACCATCATGCCTTTGGGCTCAGTGGATGGAACAGAGTACAGCTTCGCCCGAGCCGTCGGCGCACCGTGGACTTTGCTGGCTCAGAAGCTGCGCTCCTGGACTGCACCGGCAGCGGAGGAAGCCGCGAAGAAAGTCGGAGATGTTCAGGTCTACGCAGCCGCGGAATCCGGGGGCGAGGCCTGCTCCCTCCTGGTTGATGACGAGACTGTCGAACTGGACGTTGTCTTCACGGGCTACTACCAGCCACACACGACCCC GCTGAGCCGGAACACCTGGTCCCTGACTCGAAACTTCGTTAGGGGGCGACCACGAGGCCGCAGAAGTTACGACCGCGACTTCTGA
- the LOC119389990 gene encoding uncharacterized protein LOC119389990 isoform X1: MEAASGDTGGADCPTDTTQLLDRVSAPCLKDEATLGFLRTHGRLFILVRGPPGSGKNIVATELEELYPDCRSYWSDKLFSSPMAPERSTFSIRESHDLCLSKIEGFMKNDVPVIINRNTNVMVWEIAKFLVLASRYGYTVILVDMPHHFVLDPKVLTATNNKGLGESYITHRVRQWEEVHPFATGWSPRPRDAAKLLHRYRQLRKKLQDEDPALAPKDIASSNVFPFCLARVCAFGRTRPESNYCCSEKVKKAYGRHDTVRVFGYAMTRGFVFAMAELTEDQASLVKGHDSGSGAGKVDDEEVDDLAQRMCLSLSPSNWEDISCIVDLAKFAATEERSGDAEEDALRRAEDKTDLKGAHPSRITIMPLGSVDGTEYSFARAVGAPWTLLAQKLRSWTAPAAEEAAKKVGDVQVYAAAESGGEACSLLVDDETVELDVVFTGYYQPHTTPLSRNTWSLTRNFVRGRPRGRRSYDRDF; the protein is encoded by the exons CAGCGTCGGGCGATACCGGAGGCGCCGACTGCCCGACGGACACGACGCAGTTGCTGGACCGCGTCAGTGCCCCCTGCCTGAAGGACGAGGCGACGCTGGGCTTCCTGCGCACCCACGGTCGCCTGTTCATCCTGGTGCGCGGTCCTCCCGGTTCGGGCAAGAACATCGTGGCCACCGAGCTGGAGGAACTGTACCCGGACTGCCGCTCCTACTGGTCCGACAAGCTTTTCAGCTCGCCCATGGCCCCCGAGAGGAGCACGTTCAGCATACGCGAGTCGCACGACCTCTGCCTCAGCAA AATTGAGGGTTTCATGAAGAATGACGTGCCCGTGATAATAAACCGAAACACGAACGTCATGGTGTGGGAGATTGCCAAGTTTCTTGTGCTAGCATCCAGATACGGCTACACCGTCATTCTGGTAGACATGCCGCATCATTTCGTCTTGGATCCCAAG GTTCTGACAGCAACGAACAACAAAGGCCTGGGTGAGTCCTACATCACCCACAGGGTTAGGCAGTGGGAAGAGGTGCATCCGTTTGCCACGGGTTGGTCGCCGAGACCGAGGGACGCGGCGAAGCTGCTGCATCGGTACCGGCAGCTCAGGAAGAAGTTGCAGGATGAAGATC CTGCTCTGGCACCGAAAGACATCGCCAGCAGCAACGTGTTCCCGTTCTGCCTGGCGAGGGTTTGTGCCTTTGGCCGAACCAGGCCGGAAAGCAATTACTGCTGCAGCGAGAAG GTGAAAAAAGCTTACGGGAGGCACGACACCGTTCGTGTGTTCGGCTACGCCATGACTCGCGGCTTCGTGTTCGCCATGGCGGAGCTCACCGAGGACCAGGCGTCGCTTGTCAAAGGACACGACTCCGGCAGCGGCGCGGGCAAAGTCGATGACGAGGAGGTGGATGATTTGGCGCAGCGCATGTGCCTCAGTCTCAGCCCTTCCAACTGGGAGGACATCTCCTGCATCGTCGATCTCGCAAAGTTTGCCGCCACAGAAGAACGCAGCGGGGACGCCGAGGAAGACGCCTTGCGCCGGGCTGAGGACAAGACTGATCTCAAGG GCGCGCATCCATCGAGGATCACCATCATGCCTTTGGGCTCAGTGGATGGAACAGAGTACAGCTTCGCCCGAGCCGTCGGCGCACCGTGGACTTTGCTGGCTCAGAAGCTGCGCTCCTGGACTGCACCGGCAGCGGAGGAAGCCGCGAAGAAAGTCGGAGATGTTCAGGTCTACGCAGCCGCGGAATCCGGGGGCGAGGCCTGCTCCCTCCTGGTTGATGACGAGACTGTCGAACTGGACGTTGTCTTCACGGGCTACTACCAGCCACACACGACCCC GCTGAGCCGGAACACCTGGTCCCTGACTCGAAACTTCGTTAGGGGGCGACCACGAGGCCGCAGAAGTTACGACCGCGACTTCTGA